The following are encoded in a window of Psilocybe cubensis strain MGC-MH-2018 chromosome 4, whole genome shotgun sequence genomic DNA:
- a CDS encoding 2-hydroxy-palmitic acid dioxygenase mpo1: MPLSDIINVEKQLAFYGAYHSNKINVLIHVVCVPLIVWSFQALVAPLPVPSFFPAYHHVVNNYMVFDVNYATVMGVVYLAYYFMLEPIAALLYTPMMTVTVLTATAFSQRPGFTSQAIAVHAFSWIAQFAGHGFAEGRAPALLDNLLGAVVLAPFFVHLEVLFHLGYRPTMQKRINNAIGVEITKIRKADGEKRRKTQ, translated from the exons ATGCCTCTCTCCGATATCATCAACGTCGAGAAACAA TTGGCATTCTATGGCGCATACCATTCAAATAAAATAAATGTCCTCATCCATGTCGTATGCGTTCCATTAATTGTCTG GTCCTTTCAGGCTTTGGTAGCTCCGTTGCCCGTtccctctttctttcctgcCTACCACCACGTTGTCAATAACTACATGGTTTTCGACGTGAACTATGCCACTGTCATGGGCGTCGTTTATTTGGCCTACTACTTCATGCTTGAACCTATTGCCGCT TTGCTCTACACGCCCATGATGACCGTGACTGTCCTGACGGCTACAGCATTTTCCCAGAGGCCGGGATTTACCTCACAGGCCATCGCTGTTCATGCTTTCTCTTGGATTGCTCAATTTGCAGGCCATGGATTTGCCGAAGGGCGAGCCCCGGCCTTACTGGACAATTTGCTCGGTG CCGTTGTGCTTGCTCCCTTTTTTGTGCATCTTGAAGTTCTCTTTCATCTTGGTTACCGCCCAACGATGCAGAAGCGCATTAACAATGCCATCGGTGTCGAGATAACCAAGATTCGCAAGGCAGACGGTGAGAAACGTCGCAAAACCCAGTGA